The Streptomyces seoulensis genome contains a region encoding:
- a CDS encoding bacterial proteasome activator family protein — MEMPRNERSPENPQILVVGQDGMALGGGTDEGSRETPVTEQVEQPAKVMRIGSMIKQLLEEVRAAPLDEASRVRLKEIHASSVKELEDGLAPELVEELERLSLPFTDEVTPSDAELRIAQAQLVGWLEGLFHGIQTTLFAQQMAARAQLEQMRRALPPGMVPEDGEEQQAAGRSGGPYL, encoded by the coding sequence ATGGAGATGCCGAGGAACGAACGGTCGCCCGAGAACCCCCAGATCCTCGTCGTGGGACAGGACGGGATGGCGCTCGGTGGCGGCACGGACGAGGGCTCCCGCGAGACTCCGGTGACGGAGCAGGTCGAGCAGCCGGCGAAGGTCATGCGGATCGGCAGCATGATCAAGCAGTTGCTGGAGGAGGTGCGCGCCGCTCCTCTGGACGAGGCCAGCCGGGTGCGGCTGAAGGAGATCCACGCCAGCTCGGTCAAGGAGCTGGAGGACGGCCTGGCGCCGGAGCTGGTGGAGGAGCTGGAGCGGCTGTCGCTGCCCTTCACGGACGAGGTGACGCCCAGCGACGCGGAGCTGCGGATCGCGCAGGCCCAGTTGGTCGGCTGGCTGGAGGGTCTGTTCCACGGCATCCAGACCACGCTGTTCGCCCAGCAGATGGCCGCGCGGGCCCAGTTGGAGCAGATGCGCCGCGCGCTGCCGCCCGGGATGGTCCCCGAGGACGGCGAGGAGCAGCAGGCCGCCGGCCGCTCGGGCGGCCCGTACCTGTAG